Proteins from a genomic interval of Onychostoma macrolepis isolate SWU-2019 chromosome 17, ASM1243209v1, whole genome shotgun sequence:
- the bmp2a gene encoding bone morphogenetic protein 2 — MVSSGCALMVLMVTQVFFGGSSGLVPQIGRSSLSQDVLHAFELRLLSMFGLKHRPSPSRSAVVPQYMMDLYSMHSVNAEQNNSNRPKGSLGKGSERSASRANTIRSFHHDESMEDLSSLSGKTTQRFLFNLTSIPGEELVTSAELRIFREQVVSNGSKGFHRINIHEVIKPSGSFQEPITRLLDTRLVQHSLSKWESFDVSPAVTRWTADGHPNHGFAVEIVHPDRAEQDSKRHVRISRSLHDREDTWPQMRPLLVTYSHDGKGNVLHSREKRQVRTNKQRKKQKANCRRHSLYVDFSDVGWNDWIVAPPGYHAFYCQGECPFPLADHLNSTNHAIVQTLVNSVNSNIPRACCVPTDLSPVSLLYLDEYERVILKNYQDMVVEGCGCR, encoded by the exons ATGGTCTCCTCCGGCTGCGCTCTGATGGTTCTAATGGTCACTCAGGTGTTCTTCGGAGGCTCCAGTGGACTCGTTCCCCAGATCGGCCGGTCCTCTCTGTCTCAGGATGTCCTACACGCGTTTGAACTTCGACTTCTGAGCATGTTTGGACTCAAACACAGACCGAGTCCCAGCAGGTCTGCGGTGGTTCCGCAATACATGATGGACTTGTACTCGATGCACTCGGTGAACGCGGAGCAGAACAACAGCAACAGACCCAAGGGCTCCTTGGGGAAAGGCTCGGAAAGATCTGCCAGCCGCGCGAATACGATCAGGAGCTTCCACCATGATG AATCCATGGAGGACCTGTCCAGTTTGAGCGGAAAGACGACTCAGCGTTTCCTCTTCAACCTGACCTCCATCCCGGGAGAGGAGTTGGTGACGTCAGCAGAGCTGCGGATTTTCCGAGAGCAGGTCGTGAGCAATGGCAGCAAGGGATTTCACCGCATTAACATTCACGAGGTCATCAAACCGTCTGGTTCCTTTCAAGAACCCATCACGAGACTCCTGGACACCAGGCTGGTTCAGCACAGCTTGAGCAAGTGGGAGAGTTTTGACGTGAGCCCTGCCGTTACGAGGTGGACCGCGGATGGGCATCCCAACCACGGCTTCGCGGTGGAAATAGTTCACCCGGACCGCGCAGAACAGGACTCCAAAAGACACGTCCGCATCAGCAGGTCCCTGCATGACAGAGAGGACACGTGGCCCCAAATGAGGCCGCTGTTGGTGACCTACAGCCACGACGGGAAGGGAAACGTGCTGCACTCTCGCGAGAAGAGGCAAGTGCGGACAAACAAACAGCGGAAGAAGCAAAAAGCCAACTGCAGGAGACATTCCCTGTATGTGGACTTCAGCGACGTGGGGTGGAACGACTGGATAGTCGCCCCGCCAGGCTACCATGCCTTTTATTGCCAGGGCGAGTGTCCGTTTCCACTGGCGGACCACCTGAACTCCACCAACCACGCTATTGTACAGACACTGGTGAACTCGGTGAACAGCAACATTCCCCGGGCCTGCTGCGTTCCCACGGACCTGAGCCCGGTTTCACTGCTCTATCTGGACGAATATGAGCGGGTGATCTTAAAAAACTACCAGGACATGGTCGTGGAGGGCTGCGGATGCCGCTGA
- the gdf3 gene encoding protein DVR-1, whose translation MMLCVILKLLFLMLSPCSLTFIDTENVNMQEKLFLSSMGLLSRPKPSHQAPVPSLLWKMFKKGGKQTSTSDIDPCVVSEYGVRGNIVRFVQDQGSLISAPAVHCFNCVRRHLFFNMSVLEDVEQLSFAQLEMKFKQDLAHVGLHVFSVDLYRVLRTTLKGVTHESSRKLLLSRSLGPSTHASVHVNLTELAESWRKPGKNYGMQVELQLNHLGNMLQEHAYVKNPHSAVQIAQMPELYTSLVVVSLNPLQCRSRRKRSAAYYFPVTPSNVCKPRRLYIEFKDVGWQDWIIAPQGYLANYCHGECPFPLSESLNGTNHAILQTLVHSFDPKGTPQPCCVPIKLSPISMLYYDNNDNVVLRHYEDMVVDECGCR comes from the exons ATGATGCTCTGTGTGATTCTCAAGctcttgtttttaatgttaagtCCGTGTTCTCTTACTTTTATAGACACAGAAAATGTTAACATGCAAGAAAAGCTGTTTTTAAGTTCGATGGGTCTCTTGAGTCGCCCGAAACCATCACACCAGGCTCCAGTGCCGTCTCTGCTGTGGAAGATGTTCAAGAAGGGCGGCAAACAGACCTCGACATCTGACATCGATCCATGTGTGGTGTCCGAGTATGGAGTCCGGGGGAATATTGTCAGGTTCGTCCAGGATCAAG GTAGTCTGATATCTGCTCCGGCCGTCCACTGCTTTAATTGTGTGAGAAGGCATCTGTTTTTCAACATGTCGGTGCTGGAGGATGTTGAGCAACTCTCCTTTGCGCAGCTGGAAATGAAGTTCAAACAGGATCTGGCTCACGTGGGACTGCATGTTTTCAGCGTGGACCTGTACAGGGTTCTGAGGACCACGCTGAAGGGAGTGACTCATGAGTCCAGCCGTAAATTACTACTGTCTCGGTCGCTCGGGCCTAGTACACACGCTTCTGTGCACGTCAATCTGACCGAACTGGCCGAATCCTGGAGAAAACCAGGTAAGAACTATGGGATGCAAGTTGAGTTGCAGCTCAATCACTTGGGAAACATGCTTCAGGAGCATGCATATGTGAAAAACCCACATTCGGCTGTGCAGATTGCTCAGATGCCAGAGTTGTACACGTCTCTGGTGGTGGTGTCGTTGAATCCACTTCAATGCAGGTCCAGGAGAAAGCGAAGCGCTGCGTATTACTTTCCTGTGACGCCCAGTAACGTGTGCAAACCCAGAAGGCTTTACATTGAATTCAAAGATGTGGGTTGGCAGGACTGGATCATTGCGCCTCAGGGGTATTTGGCCAATTACTGCCACGGAGAGTGTCCTTTCCCTCTGAGTGAAAGTTTGAACGGGACGAACCACGCAATCCTGCAGACACTGGTCCATTCGTTTGATCCTAAAGGGACTCCTCAGCCCTGCTGCGTTCCTATCAAACTGTCCCCCATCTCCATGCTCTATTACGACAATAACGATAATGTGGTTCTGAGACATTATGAAGACATGGTGGTGGATGAGTGTGGATGCAGATGA